The DNA segment GACAACCGTAGCCGTAGTGGGAGCGGGAGCCGAAGCGGGAGCCGTAGCCGTAGCCGTAGTGGGAGCGGGAGCCGAAGCGGGAGCCGAAGCGGGAGCCGTAGCCGTAGCCGTAGCCGTAGCCGTAGCCGTAGCCGTAGCCGTAGCCGCGAAACGGTAGCCCCCGTCCACCCGGATTCCGGTGATCCCGCTGATGTGCCGGGCACCGCACCGGTCCTGCGGTACCACCAGCTGAGGGCCCGCCGCGTCCAGCGGATTCCCGTCGATCGTGACGCCGAGCAGCACGGGGGCATCGCCGAAATCGGGGTCGATCTCGGCCCAGGACAGCAGGGCGTGGTGGCCGTCGACACCCATGACGGCGATGAGGAAGCGCAGCCGGTCCTTGCGCCGGGCGGGGTCGAACCCGGGGCCCGCGTCCACCAGTACGTCGTACAGGCGCGGTCCGGTGAACCGGTGCCGCTGGATGCCACTGGTGGAGCAGTCGAAGCTGACGTCCGCCCTGTGCTGCGGCCAGCGGAAAAGGTCCGGAACGGCCAGCCGCGCGGGCCGGGCCAGATCGCCGTTCAGGTCGAGTTGCGCGAGCTTCACCTGCGACCACCTCCCGTGATTGCCTACCCGCGCAATGGCCCTGCACAAACGCATATGCCAGCCCTAAACCACAACCTTCCAGCTCATGCGATGCGACAGAGGGATTACGTCTGGCAAATGCGGCAGTATTATCGTCACGTGGCCGACCCCCGGCCCTGGAAGGGCGAGCCAGCTGTTCCATACGTTTCGAGGAGTAGATACGTGATGACCCGTTCCACGCGCCGGACCCGCCTGATGCAGCTGACCGGCGTGGGAGCCATCGCCCTGATGGCGCTGAGCGCTTGCTCCTCCTCCAGCGACTCGTCCACCCCCAAGTCGGACCAGTCCGACTCCGCGGCGGCCGGTTCCGCCTCCCCCAAGCTCTCGGGCACCGTCACCGTGTTCGCGGCCGCCTCGCTGAAGGAGAGCTTCACTACGCTCGGCAAGGAGTTCGAGCAGCAGCACCCGGGCACCAGGGTGAGCTTCAACTTCGGCGGCAGCGACAGCCTCGCCGCGAGCATCACCAGCGGCGCCCCGGCGGACGTCTTCGCCGCCGCCAGCCCCAAGACGATGAAGATCGTGACGGACAAGAGCGACGCCGTCGGCACCCCGGCCACCTTCGTCCGCAACCAGCTGGAGATCGCCACCCTGCCGGGAAACCCCGACAAGGTGTCCTCGCTGAAGGACCTCACCAAGTCCGGCATGAAGGTTGTCCTGTGCGACAAGACAGTGCCGTGCGGCGCCGCCGCGCAGAAGGCGCTGGACGCCAGCCACCTCAAGCTCACCCCGGTCTCCTACGAGCAGGACGTCAAGGCCGCCCTGAACAAGGTGGAGCTGAAGGAGGCCGACGCCGCGGTCGTCTACAAGACCGACGTGAAGGCCGCCGGCGACAAGGTGGAGGGCGTGGAATTCCCCGAGTCGGCGAACGCGATCAACGACTACCCGATCGCGCTGCTGAAGGACTCGAAGAACGCGGATGCCGCCAAGGCGTTCATCGCCCTCGTGCAGTCCGCCGATGGTCAGAAGGTGCTCAACCAGGCCGGGTTCCTCAAGCCGTGACCTCACTCGACAAGGCCCGCGCCGCGGCCGGCCC comes from the Streptomyces sp. NBC_00820 genome and includes:
- the modA gene encoding molybdate ABC transporter substrate-binding protein translates to MTRSTRRTRLMQLTGVGAIALMALSACSSSSDSSTPKSDQSDSAAAGSASPKLSGTVTVFAAASLKESFTTLGKEFEQQHPGTRVSFNFGGSDSLAASITSGAPADVFAAASPKTMKIVTDKSDAVGTPATFVRNQLEIATLPGNPDKVSSLKDLTKSGMKVVLCDKTVPCGAAAQKALDASHLKLTPVSYEQDVKAALNKVELKEADAAVVYKTDVKAAGDKVEGVEFPESANAINDYPIALLKDSKNADAAKAFIALVQSADGQKVLNQAGFLKP